A genomic window from Brassica napus cultivar Da-Ae unplaced genomic scaffold, Da-Ae ScsIHWf_2158;HRSCAF=2811, whole genome shotgun sequence includes:
- the LOC125600233 gene encoding ATP synthase subunit alpha, chloroplastic-like, with protein MVTIKADEISNIIRERIEQYNREVTIVNTGTVLQVGDGIARIYGLDEVMAGELVEFEEGTIGIALNLESNNVGVVLMGDGLMIQEGSSVKATGKIAQIPVSEAYLGRVINALANPIDGRGKISASESRLIESPAPGIISRRSVYEPLQTGLIAIDSMIPIGRGQRELIIGDRQTGKTAVATDTILNQQGQNVICVYVAIGQKASSVAQVVTSLQERGAMDYTIVVAETADSPATLQYLAPYTGAKLLRINWQEVNDCVSY; from the coding sequence ATGGTAACCATTAAAGCCGatgaaattagtaatattatccGTGAACGTATTGAGCAATATAATAGAGAAGTGACGATTGTAAATACCGGTACCGTACTTCAAGTGGGCGACGGCATCGCTCGGATTTATGGTCTTGATGAAGTAATGGCAGGTGAATTAGTAGAATTTGAGGAGGGTACTATAGGTATTGCCCTTAATTTAGAATCAAATAATGTTGGTGTTGTATTAATGGGTGACGGTTTGATGATCCAAGAAGGAAGTTCAGTCAAAGCTACGGGAAAAATTGCTCAGATACCCGTGAGTGAGGCTTATTTGGGGCGTGTTATAAACGCCTTGGCTAACCCTATTGATGGTCGAGGTAAGATTTCAGCTTCTGAATCTCGGTTAATTGAATCTCCTGCCCCAGGTATTATTTCGAGACGTTCTGTATATGAGCCTCTTCAAACAGGACTTATTGCTATTGATTCCATGATCCCTATAGGACGCGGCCAGCGGGAATTAATTATTGGTGACAGACAGACCGGTAAAACAGCAGTAGCCACAGATACAATTCTCAATCAACAAGGTCAAAATGTAATATGTGTTTATGTGGCTATTGGTCAAAAAGCTTCTTCCGTGGCTCAGGTAGTGACTAGTTTACAGGAACGAGGGGCAATGGACTACACTATTGTGGTAGCTGAAACGGCTGATTCCCCAGCTACGTTACAATACCTCGCGCCTTATACAGGAGCCAAGCTACTCAGAATCAATTGGCAAGAGGTCAACGATTGCGTGAGTTACTGA